The Carassius auratus strain Wakin chromosome 27, ASM336829v1, whole genome shotgun sequence genome includes a region encoding these proteins:
- the LOC113044970 gene encoding tripartite motif-containing protein 16 has protein sequence MEETASALHSSGSTDVECHACVGKKRKAEQTCVECASSYCEHHLVVHNSLHVGKRHRLVEPNAVLQENICPDHGKMLFVYCRTDQLCICHLCITDKHRGHDVIPVEEEVAKKQIKLEELQKQTNDVIEAKEKDVQELREAVELFKASAFEALEKNEKNFTELIQSIKDNQSKVTELIQGQTQSAVKEAEGFIKTLQQEISNMRNLDADLQRLQLLSHTNTDVQFLESAESMPSLTEYKKPFVFLVHPYNSFERDSLAVNELIEKLNTTSKLSLFMISKKVKNTRIVRSPPPQTREELLQYASKLTFNTNSAHESLILRNENKEVKASHLLQDYPEHTQRFNCRVQILCNEGLRGSPKYWEVEIGGGTWVCIAVSYQGIRRKGKQRTLFGRNAQSWGLRCKRVHIEFWHDNKTTFSTFQSHGSKIGVYLDYRAGILAFYNVSDNMSLIYKHQTVFKEPVYPGFGLAGNGSYVRLCDPVKNETKTSLSSPFKFGSL, from the exons TACTGTGAGCATCATCTTGTCGTGCATAACTCTTTGCATGTGGGAAAGAGGCACAGGCTTGTGGAGCCGAACGCAGTGTTGCAGGAGAACATCTGCCCTGATCATGGCAAAATGCTTTTTGTGTACTGCCGCACAGACCAGCTGTGCATCTGTCACCTGTGCATTACTGATAAACACAGAGGTCATGATGTCATCCCAGTGGAAGAGGAAGTGGCCAAAAAACAG ATTAAGTTGGAGGAGTTGCAGAAGCAGACCAATGACGTTATTGAAGCTAAGGAGAAAGATGTGCAAGAGCTGAGGGAAGCTGTAGAGCTTTTCAAG GCTTCAGCATTTGAAGCACTGGAGAAGAATGAGAAGAACTTCACTGAGCTGATCCAGTCTATCAAGGACAATCAAAGCAAAGTAACAGAGCTGATTCAAGGACAGACACAGTCTGCAGTGAAAGAAGCGGAGGGATTTATAAAGACTCTACAGCAGGAGATCAGTAATATGAGGAACTTAGATGCAGATTTACAACGCCTGCAGCTGCTCTCTCATACTAACACTGATGTTCAATTTCTAGAG agCGCTGAGTCTATGCCCTCACTGACTGAGTATAAAAAACCATTTGTCTTCCTCGTGCATCCGTACAATTCTTTTGAGCGTGATTCCTTGGCGGTTAATGAACTAATAGAAAAGCTAAACACGACCAGCAAGTTGAGTTTATTCATGATTTCCAAAAAAG TGAAAAACACTAGAATCGTAAGATCACCACCACCACAGACACGAGAGGAGCTTCTACAGT aTGCATCAAAACTCACTTTTAATACCAACTCAGCACATGAAAGTCTCATCTTGAGGAATGAGAACAAGGAGGTGAAGGCCTCGCACCTGCTTCAGGACTATCCTGAACACACTCAGAGATTTAACTGCAGGGTACAGATCCTGTGCAACGAAGGTCTGAGAGGCTCCCCTAAATATTGGGAAGTAGAGATTGGCGGGGGCACTTGGGTCTGCATTGCTGTGTCCTACCAAGGGATCCGTAGAAAAGGCAAGCAGCGTACACTCTTTGGGAGAAATGCCCAGTCATGGGGACTACGCTGTAAACGTGTCCATATAGAATTTTGGCACGACAATAAGACAACATTTTCGACGTTTCAATCACATGGCTCAAAAATAGGAGTGTATTTGGACTACAGGGCTGGAATCTTGGCATTTTACAACGTGTCTGACAACATGAGTCTCATTTATAAGCACCAAACTGTTTTTAAAGAGCCTGTTTATCCTGGGTTCGGACTTGCTGGGAATGGTTCCTACGTGAGACTTTGCGATCCAGTGAAAAATGAGACCAAAACATCCCTTTCTTCTCCATTTAAGTTTGGTAGTTTGTAA